GCATATATAAGTGAAGAGTTAAGTTTGAAattgaaatgtgtttctaaaaagTTGATCTGATTGTGATCTATTGGTTGTTATACCTACAGTTATATACAAAGAGCaacatttgaatttttttctaCAGAAATCTGCTAAAAGTGATTGGCTACTAGTTGGCACACACTTTTATACCAAGTGTGGAGGGCCATTTGAAGGAAAAACATCCTTTTGTCTAGTTCAGCTTGAAGTGACAATTTCCTAGGGATTTGTGGTTGAATGAGACAGAGTGTGTCTTTATTGCCAACAGAAGGTGTAAATGGGCATTCGTTGTCATGACAGAAAGTTAAAGACTTAAATAGCACTTAGCACTAGAATTACATCATGTGTAAGTAAAGAAAACACATAACGACAATTTAGACACATACATGTGCATACATTGCATAAATTGAATGCATACAGGCATGTGCACTCAAACTCAACGTCAAGTGTTTGCTCTTGACATATCTGTAAAAGTATGTAGGAACAGCATCAGTGTCCTTACAATAATCTTTTTTAATGTGCTTATCTCCAGATGGTTTGGAGGCTGTGCTTCTGCTTACCAGGGTACTTCAAAGGAGATTGTGTTGTATTTCATCAAGAACAGATTAGTAGTCTTTTGTATGCAGGCTGGCAGGTGCTGAtacagtgtgtgtactgtgtgttttttgttgcagGTGTGTGACTGGTGCAAACATATTCGCCACACGAAGGAGTACCTGGACTTCGGTGCTGGTGAGCGGAGGCTGCAGTTCTGCAGTGCCAAATGCCTGAATCAATATAAGATGGACATTTTTTATAAGGAGACCCAGGCAGCACTGCCTGGAGCACTGTGTAATCCAGGGCATGGGCCAGGTGGGGAGGGTAAGGCAGAGTGCAGTGGAGGGGTACAGCTgctcactcctgaatcctgggGAACGCCATTAACGGACCTCCGGCGTAAAGCTCCCTCACCAGGAGGTCCCTCTTCCACCTGTGCTCTGGCCCCATGCACTTCCTCTGCCACCTCGCCCTCAGACGCTGCTGTCTgttccccatcctcctcctcctcagccaaGATCCCCACACCGAGACCTCATGAGAGCCCCACACTTCCCCCACCACATGTTCCCACTTTGCACCCACCTGTTGGGGTGCCCCCTGGCAGTCCTCCAATGGTGATGACACCACGGGGGCCCATGCCCCTGCCTCTGTTCATGGAGCATCAGATGATGCAGCAGATCCGTCCACCTTTTCTTCGTCCCTCTGGCCACCCAGGTGGACCCAACAGCCCTCTATCAAACCCTATGATCCCTGGTATTGGTCCACCACCACCCAGGACCCTTGGTCCTGCATCCAGTCCCATGCACAGACCCATGCTGTCTCCGCATGTCCATCCATCATCAAATCCCAACCCTGGCATGATGCCCCCCCACCCTGGTCTCATGCCAGGAATGCCCCCTTTTCCCCCAGTGAACATGATGCACAACGGAGCCATCCCTCTGCCCCCAATGATGAACTTTGGCATGCCATCCTTGGCCCCATTGGTACCCCCACCGACTCTTTTGGTCCCTTACCCTGTGATTGTACCCCTTCCAGTCCCAATCCCCATTCCAATCCCAATCCCCTTCAGCCCCAAATCTTCCAGGGACCAGCCTGAGAACAGTGGCCCCGTCCGCAGTGCTCCTGAGTGTTCAGAAGCTTCAGCTTCTGGGCCCCACTCTCCAGGTTCCtctggaggagacagaggggaCCAGAAAGTAGAGCCAGCTGGTGCAGAACTTTTTTCTCCCGGACGCtcagagagaagaaggacaggagtGGTTGACTTGACTGTGAAGGCAGAGGACAGTTTGGGAAACCTGTGTCAAACTAGTGGCCCCAGACAGATGGACGGGGTGATTGATCTAACTGTAGGCCAGAGGTCATGCCAACAGCAGGTCATTCAGAGGATGCTGCCTGGGGTCCAGGTCAAAGTAGAGGCAGAGGTTGAATCAAGATCTCCACCAGCTTTTGGGctggggagggaggggatggCCAGTCATGATGGAGGGGAAGTTGCTCTCTCACAGGGTCTCCTTGGTGCTACAGAGCTGGAAGGGgccacacactcagacacactggAAGCACCTGGCCCACTGTCTTGCAACAACAGCCCTTCTTGCAATGCTGATCCTCCGATAAGCCAGCTAAATCCCTGTATCTCCAGCCTTACGCCACCACCTGTACCCAGCACAGCACGGACCCAGTCCCAACCTCTGCCCCAGCTCCAATCTAGCCCTGCTGCCCCATGTAATGTCATAGTCAATGGTACAGGATGGCATTCGCTTCATACTCCTGCCTTCGAGTCTTGCCCTGAACGAAGAGGAGATGCGGTCACAGCAGAAGGAGAGGCAAAGGAGCAGCCAGCCAACGGTGAGCTGGAACGGGAAGCGCTGAAAGAAAACAATTGCTCAGTAGGAGAATGGGAGTCGGGGAAGCGGGGCTCAGCACAAGACGAGATGGTGGATGCAGTGGAGGGTAAGCCAGACCTTGACTCCAATTTGGAGGAGGGTGAACATGCCTACGCCCTGCCACTGCTGTCTACTGGTGGTTGTGTGGTCATCCAGCCTGTGCCAAAGCCTGGCGCTGACAAAACAGCCATCCTGTCCTGCTCCATCAGTGCACCATTATCAGCCGCTGGGAGCCCAGAGCTGGAGCCACCACTGAAGAGGAGGTGTCTGCGAATCCGCAATCAAAACAAATGAGGTTGGTTCACCGCAGTGTCCTCCCACAAACACTTTTAAGCAGTTGTACTAAATTCATACAGATTTATTCAGTGACATTTTGTTAGTCACAGTAGGGTACCCATCAAATAATCAGTTGGCTTTGATGTTTCAAATGTGTCTCTCTACCCAGCAAGCATATTTTAACTATTCCAAAATGATCTCCTTCACCTGCAACATGTCCTTTAACAAGTTATTTACTGTTTAAATTAATCTCATCATTTTGTTGGGAAATTCTGACAACagggttatattatatttctttcAGCATAGcatgatcattttaaaacagtacAATGAGGCTTATCACCTCCACAATGTGATGCTTGATTAAGGGGAAATGCAGTGTGCACTTATACAATAGAGGTCAAACAACCATCTAATGCTGGTGGCAGAACAATTAGAATGTAATGCCAGACTGCATGTTCTCAAACTTTAACTCCAGTGTGCAGGtgatgtattttaatgtcaCCAAGAGGGGCACTTGCAGGGACCAACTCTGAAAAGACTCTAAAAGGGTTAGTGAACCaggagggaacatgatatgaAGCCCATTtgttaaatgatgaaatgaacCAGCACACCTGAAAAGGGAGTGTTAGGAATACATCCAGGTGTGGCAGGggatacagtaccagtcaagaGTTTGGACACATCTTCCGTATGGTATTGGATGTCTTACCCTGCACACTCttgttaaaataacattttaagatTCAATATgagataaacaaatatatacatgttATAATGGTAACTTTATCAGCATTGCCATCAATTTTGGCAACATATTAGAAATTATgcatttacagttttattttattatagatTATCTATACATTTCTTGCTGGATCTTATGTTTGGCCAATACATTAATTTAGCAAACATTTCCTCATGATGTGCCACCTTGCTCTCATTTTACAGAAAAAGTACTTGTTGCTTTACTCTGATTGGCAGGTTACCTCTATGAGCTGCAGACTGGGAATGGAAAGTCTTTCATGTCAAAGGATTTGTTCAGCACATTAATACCAAATTTAATGATGCACTCCTCGGGTtgttaattaaatgaaattgtATTCAAGAGTAAATGAAGACCGATTCAAGTTGTGGTAACATGAGGCGAGTGCTCTGAATTAGGGTAATTAATAACGACAAAAGATGGAAATCAAGCCCCCATGCTCCGTTAGTTCTGCTAAAagcaaagcagcagctgaaATGAATCATCAAGAAAATCAAGAAGATTTCATGTTAAGACACTTAAAGATACTTGATAATAGATGTAGGAGAATGCAAAAAGTCACCTTTTCCCACTtgtctgcaatgtcacaaggcATTCATTATGAAATATCTAAAACTTTATGTAAAATGCATGCTTCCACAGAAGCAGGTGCTGAatatttcattctttatttgCCCAAAAGTGTCTCCAAGCTGATACTGATTGTGTGTACCAAAATTAGGATGCTGTGCTTCAATTTGATCCTCTGTGGTTTTAACACCAAAACTGTTGTTGTGAAGTTTTTCTGTAAGGCCTGCTGCTCTGAACTGAAAAACCCCCTATTCTCCCACTTACCTTTAAATTAAAGGTGGGGCTGTCTGACTGAATTCATGCATGCGACTTTACCCAAAACAGCCTTGGGGGGTTTTTGCTCACCCACTGACTCAGTCTAATTCTCCTCCCACTCTGTTTCACAGATGGATGCTCTGAGGACCGCAGTGCCATCAATGACGCTCATttgtccaccccccccccccccattcctgCTCCACCCCACTCCACCacctcacacatgcacaaacacacacacacacacaaacacacacacacactcgtccGCACCCATCATCCAGTCTACCTGCACCACAAATCGCCTTCGACGACTGATAAGAGTccaaacaaacatgttaatgTGTATCATAGTGAAGCGGACAGGACTCCTTTTGTCTGTGTAACAGACACTCTGATGGACTGAACTTCTACAGACTTGATGTCGTGGCCAGCAGGACCGCTTGACCTTTGAACTGCAGACATTGCATCCCTACAACAGGAGGACTTTCCCCCGCTGCTTCTCCCTTCATTTAGAGACTCTCAGCCCACACTGCCCCCTTGTAACTTATCCACCTTTCCCCATCAAAGCAAATGGTCTCtgtactgtctgttactatggAGCAAACTATAGTGTCCGATATTCAAAGCTGCTGCCGGGAAATTTGGTGAAGGAGCCCCAAAGAGAGATTTTCATCCTTCTATGAAACGCTCCTGTTTTGGTCCGACCTGTTGCCACACCACAGATAGAAAATCTCGGCTCCAGTAAGTGTTTTTTCTCACACAGCTTGTCACTAACATAAAGACTGATTTCACAAAACTTTGACAGTAGAGTCACGCAGTTGgcgaaaaaaagaagaagcataaATTCTGCCCTATCCTCTTGGCCTTTGCTTGTCCACAACCAGCAAAAATGTACTTGCCAACCTGACACCAAGTGTTCTGGGCGATTCTGACGAGAGGTTACTAAAAAGAGGCATAACAAGCATGAGTACAGTTAATGCAGCGTGGCTGTAGCGGAATTTAAAGAGATCTTTCAATCAGAGGCTGGAAAACTGTCCTTGGACATAAAATCATCTTCAATTGTGTTGAAAATCGTTCCTACTGAATCAGCAAACTagaggataaaaaaaattaaccttCACCAGCAAATGATGGATGTGTGGGTGGAATCATGCAATCTCTGCCATTTTCATGTGGCATCTATTTGTTTTGTCTTAAACTGAACTGAGTTTAGATATATATTGTTACACTAGAATGAGACAGAGTTGTCATGATAATCATTCCTACTATTTACATTGTTCACACACTAGGGAAGGACGTCCGTGTGCTTAAACAGTAAGCTACTAATATAGGCCCCTGCTGTTTGAGAACATTTCAAGGCTTACTGCACCTCCAAAAAGAACTGGGATGGCATGGCAACATAGAAACTCTGCCAACCTGCAATGGGTACTCGCTACCGCAGGCTAGTACTTAATCTTTTCTATAATACATTACCACTGATGTTCCTGTCATGGGTTAGTTTGAGACTGACTGCACTGAATTAAGAGGGGGCAGAGGGAAGCCAGCTATTTCATAAATAATTGTTTAGGGAACTGCTGGGGAAACTGCTGAAGTAACACAACAGgaatatttaaacaataaacacactgaagacAAATTCATTTTGAAAACGATATGAGAAGTCTTTTCACATTTCCTCTCACTTGTCCACTGATCTTGCCAACTTGCTTCATTTTAAGCCAATTACTTTGCTTTAAGCCAAATTTAAAGCCAGCATTGTCCTTGATTCAATGTCATGCTCCATACGCAGCCTTTTAGACAGTTTAAGTAAATGCGACACAAACTTGTCACCCATCCAGTTTGATCTGATCCAGTTACACCGCAGCTTAAGCCTGAGAGCTTGGACGCCACCAAACAAAGCCAGCATTTAGTTTACACTCCTATGGAGGAGGTACATTGTACCAGTGCGAGACAAGGTATTATCATATGCCAAAGGCTTCTGGTGTGTTGAAACAAAACATGTCACCTAGTTTTCAATGGGAATTTCAAACTGAAGATTTGACCAGATAATTTATAGTTGCCAAAAGAACAAgcacttattttaaaaaaaaagaaacaagacagGGAGATAGAGGAGAACGCAAGTGGATGTCAGAAACAGTATTACCCTGTTACCCTTTGTTATAGTTTACTGAATCCATAAAGGTCTATGATATGTGACACTGGGAGTTAAGGTGAAATACAATTATTTGCTTTGCAATCCCATCCAATCTCATTGTTATTCCTGTAacctttgtttcatttcattctgcCATGGTGAGCCATTGTTTGATTCACTCTTTATCCAAATGACAACATTTactcatttatatatatatacactcacaGAATCACATGGCACAAGCATGCATACTCATACTCAtgtcatgcacatacacacaatgcacaaagtaactttgtgtgtgtgtgtgtgtgtgtgtgtgtgtgtgtgtttgtgtgtgcgtgaggTAGGTGCAAGCAGAGAGCCTAGTTGAGATTACAGAGTGTTGACTCAGAGTAAGCAGTGTGCAACTCTTATCTGTTGCCTGTTAGTCAGGCATTTAGGCTTAGCTTGCCCCTTGCCAAGGCCTGGTTTTGGTGTCACTTtaagtacccccccccctccccctctcttcatttctctccaagttgtaaaaacactctttttaagctttttttggCCTTATCTGCCTTATACTGAATTGCATTTGTCCATAACTATCTATATTCCTTACTGTAGTTCTTTTGCTAAATATCACAGATATCCACAAGCACTGTATCCACAACCTGAGAAGAAGAATAGAAATTGTGTAATCGCACACCTATTGCTATGAAAATGTCTCTGCATATTTACATTAATGAGCAAATCGACTATTTCCAGTTTGGACCCTTCATGTGctttcctctagcgccacccTCAGGACAAACTATCACTTCAGTACACCAGATATCAAAAGGTAATGATTTCAATTAGAGCAATAGGGGGAAGACACTTTTTTGCTCTATTTTCAAAGTTAGATGAAAAGACTGACTCTCATATCTGCCTGCTAATTaggaagctacagccagcagccagttagcttagcttagcatagaaACTGGAAACAGGGGAAACTGCTACTGTGGTTTGGTAAAGGGTGTTTCCAGTCTTCTTCCcctatgctaaactaagctggCTGTTGTGTGTCTCCAGCATCGGATTCAATGGATAGATATGAAATTGACCTTCTCATCAAACTCTTAATAAGAAGGCTAATAagtgtattttccaaaatgttgaattattcctttaaatttTCTCCCCAGAGGACAAATGCTAATTGTTTTGATGACCTTTTCCTGACCTTTCTTCTGGTGCCACCATCAGGCCAAAGTTTCATTTTTCGTGCCATTACTGGGCAATCTCCCAGGCTTTTGTTAAGTAAACCATTCTCATTGCCAGAAATTTCatgctgatttaaaaaaggtgGACGGCGCTCAATTTCTGATAATGAATAAGCTAAAATCTATTGTTATGGCTGCTGTTTCTCTCGCTTGACactcccactcacacacacacacagacaaaacatgTCTGGTTATGTCTGATCCTAATCTGCACCAGTGTTGTGTTGGCGTTGTAAATGGTATACTGTCCATGTGTCAGACAGATATTGAAGATATAAAAGCTTAATCCTAACATGGCAATCCTGAACCACTGAATCAGTCTTTGTGATGGCAAACAGACTCATGACAAATCTCCAGCATTCCTTTTTTGATGATGGACTACAGGCCTGATCAGCAGCCTGATTTATGCAATGACAACTAACTCCAACCCTAATAGAGACTAGAAGTCCACAGACAAAGCAGAACATGACATGACTTCATGTTACTtttcaaaaacaacagagaagtTGCCTTAACTCTTGCTTGTATAATCTCTACAGTTAAGACAATGATGCTCGCTTGTAAAGAAGACTCTCCCTTCTTtgtacaaaatgaaatataccAGAAACAACAACTTTGTTATCTTGCTAGTGTCAATGTATAGATGATCAGCTTTTTCTGTAACTTGTATGGACCGTCACATTTTTGCTAAGAAGAAACCCTCCTCCCGAATTCCTTGTTCCTAAACATCCAATCTGTTCAACGTTTTAACTCGTGGTGGACTGTCAATCtttttgtgtacattttatagtattatttattgttgacaagttttgcatttgcaaataataaaaaaaaaagtgaaggtGGTTTGACCTGAGCATTCGATTCCAATGTAAATGCCTGGTGAACAgtgaaatgcttttttaattattaaaatggaGAAAACAGTGATATGAGGAGATGatcttctgtctttttattaTGACGTTGTAACATGTACATAACATGTGGCCAAAATTGCTTTGGAAAAAGAATCATTTTTTGTGTTGTAACAGTATTTGTTTTATCCAGTGAAATGCTCatgaagacaaataaataagagGCACACACAACTCTGTTTCAGATTGGTCATATCTGTTCAAATGTGTACAAGGAACCTCCATGCAAACAAGTCATACAGCACAATATTAGCTTGATAAGTATGGAGGGTTTAAAGGGCCAATActtaataaatgaatacataaataagtATATAACTTAAGTGCTTAATTGTCACTATCACCAACTAAATaagacattaaatatataaatatcaaatgtatttctgtatttattcattatatatatacatgttaaaatacagtcagtaccagtaccagtcaaaactggtactggtactgtatgtatacataACTTCATTTGTATatgagtttatatatttatttatttattatattccttgatttataattttatttatatattttttcatttatccaTAGTGTAACCTGCTGCAGTCATATAAATAAGTCAGTCACTTGGTCCATCAAAAGTCAGGGGGTGGGTTAAAGCATCTGACTGGTGAATGAACAGTATTACAGACCAGCAGGCTCAACCAGTTGATCGAGCTCTCTTTagccctgtttacacctggcattaacacaTGTCTCAGGTGATACAATCACCTGTGGACATGCATTGTGTGATCTGATCACTAAAACCACTTGCTGAGGTGGTCTGGAAGGTATTTGACCACATATCTTTTGTAGTGTAAACGCTAATTTGTCCTGATGCATCCCCAACAAGGATGTAACAGGACATGGAGGTTTCTCACTGCTGCATAAGGCTGCGATGTTGATAGAAGAGGCTTTCAGCTCTACTAATGTTAACGTTACCCAATCATGGCCTGGCCCAGACTATGAATTAGGCAAAAGCATTAGATCCATATTCACCCACCAATCACAGAGTAGAGTCTGCCCCCTGACTTATAATGGAGtttactgatttatttattttgttgtagcAAGTTACACTAGggataaattaaaatatatatgaataaaaaacaaaattataaataaaaaaataaatgtgtgaataaatgaatatggAAAAAATAATTATGCATTAAAATtttacataaatgaataaataaataattatgtattctaatgtttatttgtcaccattaataaataaatcaaaaattacattaagtatatattgatttaattaaataatattaaatatataaatgttaaatataattgTGTATGCATTTATTGATGtgtttaattatgtatttattcttttatggatatcatttatatatttacacatttgtatttaaagctacaattatttatgtatttaaatatttagtttggGCCCTGAACACCCTCTATAATTAAGAGATCATTCTAAACCATAGAAATCTTACTGGGTACTTGAACTACATTATTACATACATCAAGATGTGAACCATTCAGACCATAAGACATCATTTAATTACTGTAAATCTATACAGAACTGACCTTTAGGCATGGTGTCTGAGGCAATGTTACAAGATACAAGAAGGAGCGGTCAGTCAAATACAGCCATAGTAACAGCACTCAAATGTTATCAATAATTCATTCACAAGTGATCAAGTATTTTAGAATATTGAATCATTCATAATTGGTTTTACTAATTAAATATTGATGATTCAAATGGTGTggattgaaaaagaaaaacaaatagtgAGCTCAGTGTTTAGATGTTGTTACTGGTAATTAGCTGCAGGTGATGATagttattaaataatgatgtATGCATTTCTTAATATGGACAAATACAATGTCACACCCTTTCTTAAGTAGTTACAcgacattatttattttaggatATACCCAATTTCAG
This is a stretch of genomic DNA from Scomber japonicus isolate fScoJap1 chromosome 16, fScoJap1.pri, whole genome shotgun sequence. It encodes these proteins:
- the sobpa gene encoding LOW QUALITY PROTEIN: sine oculis-binding protein homolog A (The sequence of the model RefSeq protein was modified relative to this genomic sequence to represent the inferred CDS: deleted 1 base in 1 codon): MAEMEKEGRPPENKRSRKPAHPVKREINEEMKSFAENTMNELLGWYGYDKVELRDSDNLEIGETPQHISVLKENLLPKIPASTESSEGPTDRANSSHSLPASRNGVTEPSTTPSTSTPSSKEHGNLPIIVPMIPPPLIKPPAVSILPLLPLPTSEDTSAFLGQTEGFIIPCVCCGQEVGTPQRTERAALASPKRSPHWPCLGGETDDEDASNVQIMCAWCQKVGVKRYSLSMGSELKSFCSEKCFAACRRAYFKRNKLGYIRSYAARDDDGLGGKLPQHSFTQDTPRLVFKTNSDVLVCDWCKHIRHTKEYLDFGAGERRLQFCSAKCLNQYKMDIFYKETQAALPGALCNPGHGPGGEGKAECSGGVQLLTPESWGTPLTDLRRKAPSPGGPSSTCALAPCTSSATSPSDAAVCSPSSSSSAKIPTPRPHESPTLPPPHVPTLHPPVGVPPGSPPMVMTPRGPMPLPLFMEHQMMQQIRPPFLRPSGHPGGPNSPLSNPMIPGIGPPPPRTLGPASSPMHRPMLSPHVHPSSNPNPGMMPPHPGLMPGMPPFPPVNMMHNGAIPLPPMMNFGMPSLAPLVPPPTLLVPYPVIVPLPVPIPIPIPIPFSPKSSRDQPENSGPVRSAPECSEASASGPHSPGSSGGDRGDQKVEPAGAELFSPGRSERRRTGVVDLTVKAEDSLGNLCQTSGPRQMDGVIDLTVGQRSCQQQVIQRMLPGVQVKVEAEVESRSPPAFGLGREGMASHDGGEVALSQGLLGATELEGATHSDTLEAPGPLSCNNSPSCNADPPISQLNPCISSLTPPPVPSTARTQSQPLPQLQSSPAAPCNVIVNGTGWHSLHTPAFESCPERRGDAVTAEGEAKEQPANGELEREALKENNCSVGEWESGKRGSAQDEMVDAVEGKPDLDSNLEEGEHAYALPLLSTGGCVVIQPVPKPGADKTAILSCSISAPLSAAGSPELEPPLKRRCLRIRNQNK